GCAACCTAGATAGTTACAGCTAGAAAGGAATTGATCAAACCGTGACTTTGGTGGAAAGAGAAAGCTAATCGGGGTTTTTGGCTCAACCCCCTGTTTGAGGCTTTTGACCCTCTTTAACCATTAAAATCTTCTGGGAGAACGGTTAGTTGGAGCAGAGTTTTCAGTGCTTCTATCGTTAACTGGGTTTTCTTCTTCCATCATTTTCATCGATCGCACATCATCTGTGTTTACCCGACTCAAGTTGGGAACGTTACCTCTACCTGAAGCAATAAACCCATTGACTTCAGAACCATCATATTTAGCGCCTAACTCTCCAATCCGGTTGGGAATGGCGCTTAAGAAGGATTTAACGGGAATTGCCAAGTTGAATCCGGTTTTGTCTCCCAAAGTAGTAGAACTGACTTGCGATCCAGATTGATTGGTAGCAGCAAACTCAGCAAATTCGCGATCGCCCATTCCGTGAATTCCTACTAGTCTACCAGCTACATCAAACACGGGACCGCCACTCATTCCGGCTCTGGTAACGTTGGTATAGATAATGGCATAACCACCAGCTAAAGGCCCTCTTTCTGCTTCCCCTTGAACTGCGTCTCCATCTAAGCGACTGGAAACCAAAGCACCAGTGAACTGAAATACCCGTCTTTTAATCGCAGCACCTGGATCGGGGAACCCAGCTACATAGACTCCTGAACCTTCGGTGACTGTATCGGAATCTCCAATAGTTGCAGCTTGATAATCGCGATCGCTGCAAAATTTGATTAAAGCTAAGTCTAACCCTGGTAAAATTTGAATATCTTTGTTGTCAATTTTGATTTTTTCTCTTTCGTTACCTGCGATCGGCCAAGGAGAAATCACCTGATACTCATCATCTAAGTGCTTGACAACGTGAGCAGCCGTGAGAATTACATACTCTTTTTGTCCTTTTTTGTTGTAGCGACCGATAACTACCCCAGAACCAGGGGAAGAAATTGTCGGTTCAATCCGAACAGCCGTGTATTTCGCGATTTTAGCAACTTGAGTTGGCAATAAAGCTTCAGCACCGTAACTAGGTGCAGTTATAGTCACTATAGCGGCTCCAACTAAGCAAGTTGGTAGTAAGTAACGGGTTAACATAGTGGTAGCTCCTCAAGTATTATTTACCAAGCTCTTCTGGGACGAGTAGGGGATTGTAATTGCCGATTAGAGGGATTATAACCTCTATTAAATGAGTAATTTAGTTGATTGTTTTGACATTTAGTATCATTTGCTGAATCATCAGTTATTAGTGCTTCACTTTGATTTGGCAAATTTGACTCTGATTTAAAAGCATGAAAATTCTGGTTCGATCTGAAACTTAACTCTGGATTTTCGACAGATTCATATGATTTAGAATCATTTGGGCGGACAAACTGGGGAAATCTTTGGGAAACACTACTAATCGGAATTCCCCAACTCAAACGATCCATGCTTTTCCGACTGATCTCATCGGGAGTAGAACCATCTTGATAGATATATGTATTCCCCCACAAAGGAAACTTGTGTTTCCCATTGACGGCGATTACTTCTCCCAACTGATTGAGTAAAGGACCACCACTCATCCCTTTATAGATATCGTTGGTATATCCTAGTTGGTAACCCCCTCTCATAGATTGGGGTAATAAAGTGGTAATTTTGCCATTAGTTACGACTAAATCAGATCCCGAAAATTTGTTAGATGTGGCTGGAAATCCCGCCGCAAATACTAAATTATTGGTGCTGGAACGGGGAGATATCACCAAGTTTGCCACTTGATAGCGATCGCGACTGGTAAACGTTAAGATTGCCAGATCTTCCCCACTCACGTCGTCGCTTTTTTGTAACCTAGCGGTATAAACTCGCCCATCTGGCGCTTGAATCTTAAAGGTTTTTCCCAATCTAGCTACATGAGCATTAGTTAAAACCGTATAGACATTGTTTTCTCGCTTGATAATAATTCCCGAACCCCATAAATTCCCCGCCATAACTTTGACAGTAATTGCTTGTGCTACAGAGCGAATTTGGCTGGGAGTAGAAACAGGTTCGATATTTGGAGTAATGGGGTTAGAGAGGGGGTAATTTTCTGCTTTTACAGTCTCAGTAACTAATCCTGATAAGCAGGTTGTTAAACAGAGGTAAAAACCCAAGCGACGGATGTTCATCTAATTTCCCCCTATCCCCAAAAGTAGTAAAAAGCTTCTTTAAATATAAAGCAAGAAGCAGTTTTGAATTTGGGTGTCGAGAGGTGACATCCTATTTACTCCAGATTAATGAAAACGGAAATTTTAGTTATAAGCTTTAAATAGAAAACTTTGGGGGATGCCGATCCCCCAAACCCGATTCAGCCTACTTTTTTAGTACTTGACTGAAGTTGATATAGGTACGTCCAGAACTTTCTTCTAAAGCACTAGCACCTAAATCGCGGACATCAAAAATTCTTTGGAGGGTTTCTCCAGCATTACTGCCTGGTTTGAGGGTAAA
The sequence above is drawn from the Merismopedia glauca CCAP 1448/3 genome and encodes:
- a CDS encoding S1 family peptidase, giving the protein MLTRYLLPTCLVGAAIVTITAPSYGAEALLPTQVAKIAKYTAVRIEPTISSPGSGVVIGRYNKKGQKEYVILTAAHVVKHLDDEYQVISPWPIAGNEREKIKIDNKDIQILPGLDLALIKFCSDRDYQAATIGDSDTVTEGSGVYVAGFPDPGAAIKRRVFQFTGALVSSRLDGDAVQGEAERGPLAGGYAIIYTNVTRAGMSGGPVFDVAGRLVGIHGMGDREFAEFAATNQSGSQVSSTTLGDKTGFNLAIPVKSFLSAIPNRIGELGAKYDGSEVNGFIASGRGNVPNLSRVNTDDVRSMKMMEEENPVNDRSTENSAPTNRSPRRF
- a CDS encoding S1 family peptidase, whose amino-acid sequence is MNIRRLGFYLCLTTCLSGLVTETVKAENYPLSNPITPNIEPVSTPSQIRSVAQAITVKVMAGNLWGSGIIIKRENNVYTVLTNAHVARLGKTFKIQAPDGRVYTARLQKSDDVSGEDLAILTFTSRDRYQVANLVISPRSSTNNLVFAAGFPATSNKFSGSDLVVTNGKITTLLPQSMRGGYQLGYTNDIYKGMSGGPLLNQLGEVIAVNGKHKFPLWGNTYIYQDGSTPDEISRKSMDRLSWGIPISSVSQRFPQFVRPNDSKSYESVENPELSFRSNQNFHAFKSESNLPNQSEALITDDSANDTKCQNNQLNYSFNRGYNPSNRQLQSPTRPRRAW